From the genome of Chiloscyllium plagiosum isolate BGI_BamShark_2017 chromosome 13, ASM401019v2, whole genome shotgun sequence:
TttccatccatcacaccccctagctcctgtaaattcctttttgcctctaactgtctctccaacctatctatgcgatatgataggattcacaaccaaagacacttcctgcagacataatcatcagtaacacaGAAACcctccctaaattcccacatctgacaggaaggaCACATTATTCTACTAAAGGCCAGCTTTTCTCCTTAATAagctacagacccagaaaattgtCTTATTGTTCtataaaaacactgctccaggctaacttaatagttatggcttataattttaaaatttaatcaagagacagatttcaataaaacatataatcaagaaagaacctactcaaCTCATTATTTTAGATTTACagctatgcacttatctgttcctgtgctgtgatctCTCCCACACAGATTCCTCCAAGGACAGCTGTGAATTTCGTTGTTTGTCAATTTTTTCCTGGATGCACTCCAGTATCCAGAAATACTtcaactcaaacagcaaaggcagtaactgcagattcattgctgtgtcagacctcagtataggtttctttctctgaccatgtggtcactgcctttgtctgtcttgttcctttttaaaatatcattgttttgatcttttgaaCCCCCAggttctaaaacaatgcaacagcatataaaacagcaattactgctcttggaatttgaggaaatctccaccaacatctaaaatacccaaaaaaaaaagcagctcttacagccacaactttTTCCCATCTtacatcttggattacccagaatccttcttAAATTGGAAAATTTTCTAAAAtactgatttctgaattttctttaaaCCATGTTGATCACAATCATATCTAGTTGCTTTTTGCTACATCGGGCCACTGCAGGTGCATGGATGATCCACGGACTATTGCTGTACAGTAGATAATAACAATTACAAGGTGGAGTTACCTACCCTAATTTCTCAATTTTAGAGCCATCATCTTTCATCGATGCACAAAGTAGTTTCATTCCCAAGTCTCCAATAATATTGCAGCTGAGGTCCAGCCTTCTCAATGACTGGTTGGTTTTTAGAGCCAGGGCTAGTTCCTcgcagcagcagtgtgtgaaCTCATTTCCCCACAATCTTGATAAATCATACAGACACCATTGAGTACTGccatacaaaatatttaaaatcattgTGTTACAAAGAAAAGTGTAACAATAATGGGCACCTACCCCAGGGTTTCGATCTCACAGTCAGAGTCCTGCAGCGCAACAGAAAGCTGCTTCACTCCTGCATCTTTCAATTGGTTGTATTTCAGGTCCAACTCATTTAGAATTCGATTTGTTCTTAAAATGGAAATTAGATCTGTGCCACATTGCTCAGTGAGGTCATTTCTACACAGACTGCAAAGAATTCAATTACATGAAGCATGAGAATTTTGAAAGGTGAAGTTGCCATAGTTATATcagactatagggctgctctctcattaaagagtgGTGATTTAGCAATGTgttaccacacctcaggtaaggggagagttgaggaggagagttcttcatcgttacctcagccagtgcagaattTGAGCCCACACTTTGGGCATCAGATTGCATTGCAAAACAGATGTTTAGCCAACTAACCCCATACATCTAATATAATTAGCAAAAACATAAGGGACCGACTAGTTTTATGTCAGCTCCCATAAATACAATTCTATAGATATAGTAAGTTGTTTATATGAGTAGCCCAATACAGCATTCTTTGACTGTCAATCTGCCCCTTTACTTtgttgtgggcatcgctggctggaccagtgTTTATTGTAATCTACATATTTAAGGTCAGAAGCAACTTCTTTTTCAAGAGGACATTTAAGACTTTCTTCAGTTTTAATGACATGAAAATGTTTCATGTTTTATTACAGCAGATTAAAATGGTTTTACTTGGCAGAAGATTAAGAACTAAAAGTGATCTAAGCATTTAAATGTATGAAGAGGAAATTCAGATATGAAAACCTTTACAATGATGTACATTCTTATATTTACCAAATAGACAAACCCATTTAGATAGCTTCTTAGAATGTTcactcagagtcaaaaagtgtggtgctggaaaagcacagcatgtcaggcagcattcagggagcaggagaatcaatgttttgggcataagcccacattcctgatgaagggcttatgcctgaaacatcaattctcctactcctcagatgctgcctaacatgctgtgcttttccagcatatcttttgactctgatctccagaatttgcagtcctcacttcctcttagTCAATGTTAGCTCAGAGGCTGTTGAATGAAGACGAggttggttaggactatattcactggagtttagaagaacaagtgAGAAACTcatagaaaataagaaaaaaatctaacaggactagacagggtaaacttTAGTAATGAGGACAGATTGCagaagttggaactgttctccttggagagaaggtgactgaaaggagatttgatagaggtttacaaaatcatgaatgagCTGGACAGAGCacatagggagaaactgttcctgttcgagaaagaacaagagggcatagatttaaagtgctgtgcaaatgaagcaaaggtGATGCAAGTAGTAGAGTATAGAATATACCGCCTGAAAATGTGCTgagggcaggttcaattgaggcatgcactggatggttatttggatagagatggtgtgcaaggatatgggggaaagcacaagattggcactaggtaacagAACAGTGAATGgacaatggggtgaatggcctccttctgcctaCTAccaattctgtaattctatgaacAAAGGAagcatgttcccaatgaccaaggagcccagaaccaggggtcacagtttaaagataTAGAGTATGctgtttaggattgagatgaggaaatttttttcacctagagagtggaATTATCTGCCACGGAGgcgaaaacattgaatgctttcaagaaggaactAGATACAGTTCTTAACGTCAaagtgtatggggagaaagtaccaAATAGGGCGATTGATCAGGATCATACTCAATGGAAGGGCAGGTTTGAAGAGCTGAATAGCTATGCCTgtccctattttctatgtttctattgaaGAGTTTTGAAAAGTAGAAAAGGCTTCCTTACTGCAGTATCTCCAGTCTGCAGCTTGAACTCATCAGTGCGGCAGCCAGATTTCTGAGGCCTGTATCTCCCAATGTGTTATTTATCAAGCTGGAACGTAAATCATTTCGCATTTACAATAAAATCATAGAACTGAAGCATATAGTCCTAGGGCCACATCATCAACTGGCAATTCAGCCCTCAAAGTTCAACAAACTCCATTCCCAAGTCTAACActaacaattttgttttattattactTTGTTTGGAATATTGAATATAATGGACCTGAACAGTTGGAAGAGATTGTTGTTGCCACTATCACTTGCTGATAGGTAAATGTCAAATTTCAACACTCAGGACTTGTTGGGAAAGTTCATGGGACCAGATAGTTAAACTCTATATGTTGCTCGCAATGTGCTATGCACTCCACTGATTTGGCCTCAGAATCATGAGTTGAACATCCACAACACAGACGGTATAACAATATGAGTTGTAACCTTGGCCATGCTCATGATGAACATCAGTGTCAAATTAGTAAGGGGATGGGTTTGATATCAAGTACTTGGAAATTTTCCACAGGGTCATCACCAGACAGTAACTGCCAAGATTAGGGAACTCTGAGTTCAAGTTAATCAAGAGGAAACAGTAAAATTTTGAATTCATCCTGATGGCCTTAAAAGTATTTTGAGTCAGACATGACAAGAATGCCCCAGATCCTTATTGTGTTAGTTGATCTCATCTAAAACAGGAATTGGAAATTTCAGAATCTCACAAGCAAGAATTAAGATAAATCAGCCCCACCGATCACTAGCCAATGACCAGCTAAAGTTATGTGTACATATCATGGTTACAATTGCCCCCGTTAAAATATCCTGTAAATATTAATTAACCTGGAAATTACTGTGTATGAGGTTTAAGGGTCTAACATTCTCGATCCAGTTTGTGTGTTAATGAGCTTTCCACCAAAACCCAAGTACCAGTTTAACTACCGGGCCTTTGCTTAACAGATTTGTTATCCATCATTTCATtctccttcccgaaaggacaaaATGGCCCTGGGGTCTGGCTTCTAGGGCACTGGACACTCTTCAGTATGTCAACTGAATGATCATCCTTTATACATAGGTGTAGTCAATAAGCAGTAATAGCAGTGTATCCCAGGCAGGGGAGGAATGGTGATCTGGAGCAGCACCCTAGACACTGAGGCAAGATTTAAACCTGTACTACTCCACCAATTGATATGAAATGACTGAGTGTGAATTGGAAATGGGACTCAGGATATTTTGGGCCTTATAGCTCAGTGTTACTCATGGTATGAGTATAGCCCACTGAGGCAATGGCAGAGCAGCCTAACATCATTTGTTTCACAAAATTTCAAAATTCTTAATTCATTACTATCAGAAAGAAGATCTtctatttatgtagcaccttcctTGATATCAGTACATCCCCAAAGGGCATCATTATCAATGAAGTGCTTAATTAAAATCTTTTTCAGTGATGtgagttgagagataaatattggtgaTTCACCTTAACTGAACTTCCTGTTTTCCTCTAATTTATATTTATATCTATCTGAGTGACCAGAAGGTTTCTCACCTGGCAGACAGCATGCAGTAGTTCCTTAATATGTTACTGGAATGTCGACCTAGGTTATGTGATCATATCCTGGAATGAAGTTTCAAACCCAAAACCATCTGACCCAGAGGTGGGAATTCCAACTCTGAGCTCAGGATGACAGATGCCTCCAATATGCTGCTAAAAATTGTACAGAAAATgttctggtaccaattcacaaCTTACCATAActccttgatttgatttttattggCAAGCAGGAGAGCGCTCATAGAGTTAACCATTTCTTCATCCATGACAGTACCTGATAGCCTACAGTTCAAACAGCAGGTCAAATAGATCAAATAAAATACAGACAAGTGTTGCAAAtaaacatagagtcatatatAAATATCACTCCTGCATTATATTACACTATTTGCTCTTATCCTGTAGCATTACTGATAGGCTAAAATCAAAAAGTTTAACGCTATGGTGTAGTTGCTTATTCCACAGACCCACCCAGTCCAAGAGTGCAacaggacagtgtctgacccactgtaaCAGCCATCTGACTATGATAGGACAGTATCTGACCCATTGTAACACCCATCTGACTACGACAcaagtgtctgacccactgtacccacccagtcccagactGCAAAAGGACAGTAATGTATCTACTGTGCTGTCCCAAGTTCAGTGCATGAAAGAACTGTTGACTTAAATCGACTGAGTTCAGGGCACGACTTATATGCTGAAAACCTCAATAGACTCCATATAGCTCATTAGAATAAATCAGACCAAATTATATAAGGGTGTACAAGGCATAAGAAGTTTCTGCTGTCTTGTGtccatttcaagaaactagtACATGTTTAATCATTCATGCTGTCAGATATCCATTcaactctcccctccacactatCCTCAAAGCTGTCAGCCATGTGCTCAGCAACCTCTTCTAGTACCTAAATCACTTGTGCATCTTCCCCCTCCAATGTTTGAACTTAAAATAATGTCTAAAATATCTGTGTCACAGAAAAGTCAACAAGTGTACTCTTCAAATCCTTTATGGTCAAAATACTCACGTTATTTTTTCAAAGGATTTAATAACTGGTAACAGTCTTTTCAAACCATCTGGTGATATCCTGTATGTGGATAAATTAAATTCTTTTCTGTCCATATCTGATGTTTTCAGAATGTAGGCCAATGCTGAATAATCAGCGAGTGATAATTTTTTGGAAGACAACACTCCCTGGCGGAGGGATTCATTCATTTCTCTCACTACTGATTTGTCATTCATCTCAGTTAGACAGTGAAATAGATTAATACATCTCTCTGCAGGAATGTCTGTTTGGAGCAACTTCTTCATGTAGCTTATAGTGTTATTTAGGTCATCTGTCAGTTCCTCCACATGAGTTAGGAGACCTTGCAGGCACTTCTGTATCCTACACTTTCCCAACCCACAGAGAAATTGGAGAAACAGATCCAAGTGGCCTGTGTGACTCCGAACTACCTCACTGCAGGCACTTTTACAAACCTGAAAGAAGGTAGGCTTTGAAAAGATCGCCCAGAACCGTCCCAGTATGCTGCATGTCATCAGGTTCTGTTTCTCATTATGATAAGCCACAAAAATATAGAGAGCTGCAAAGTACTCTTGGACTGTGGCATGAACAAACGAATAGACCCGCCTGTGGGAAAGCGGGGAGTACTCAATGTCATACTGCCGACAAAACCCACTACAGATGGATGAGATATCAATATTAAAAGATTTAAAATCTTCCTCATAAAAAACAAAGGTGTGAGACTTAAGATACTGGAATGCAAGCTTGCCCAGACTGAGTATTGCCGCACGGTCTGATTGGAGTAGCTGGCATATCCTATCAATTTTTTCCTTTCCATGGCCACGGTGTTCATGATGGTACGTCACCATGACAAGTAGAAAGTTGGTATAAATCTCAGTTACGGTGCTACCTCTAAATTCCTCAGCATATGATGACTTGAAGGCATGTTCTAAAACAGTGGTGAGGATCCAGCAGAAAGCAGGCACATAGCACATCATCCAAAGGCTACTTTGCTTCTTCACTAGTGCAATGATTTTCTCTGTCAGCTGTTCATCCTGGCATTTCCTCCTGAAATATTCTTCCTTTTCTTCATCTTGAAATCCTTGTATTTCTGTCACTCTGTCCACGTAGCAGGATGGAATTCGGTGTATTGTTGATGGGCGCGTTGTTATCCAGATAGATGCTGAACGAAGGAGGTTCCCTTTGATGAGATTTGTCAGTAATGATTGCAGAGGCACTGGCTTTGTTATGTCACTGCACACAGGGTTATTTTCAAAATCTAAGGAAAATCGGCTTTCATCCAGACCATCAAAAATGAACAAGGAGTGAGCAGAGTCCTTTAGGTAAGTCTCATCCAATTGTCTCATATGTGGGTAATGTTGCTGCACTAGATGCATAAGGCTGAGGCTTTCCTCTGAGATGAGATTGAGCTCACAGAATGGAAAGACAAATACAAAATCATACTCCTGGTGTGTTTTTGACATTGCCCAGTcaaggaggaacttctttacaTAAATTGTCTTTCCGATGCCTGCAATGCCACTGGTAATAACCACTCTTGCCGGCCATTGTTTACGAATGGGTCTAAAAATATCTTTGTTCTCCATATATTTAGCAACTGTCTTGTCATGTCTGAGGGAGGAGGGACCAATCTCTGTTACTTCATGTTCCTTTGCATCAGTGATCCAAATATCCGTGAATCTCTGAAGGAGACAGATACGCTCCCCTGCAATTGATGTGTAATCTGTAATATATTCAAGTTTTTCCTTCAAGATCTTCTTATGATAATTTATAACTTGCTCATAGGAATCTCCTGTAAGTAAAATAGGAAAACTTCACATTCTACTTTCATTCCGGGCAGAAAACACATGTGCTAATCTGAACAACCTATATCAGCTCTTAAAATTGAGTTCTATAGAATAAAGTATCTCTAAGCCATCCTATTGCTCACAAATCCAGCACCAAcgacccatcaaacactccaaggtTAGGTTTGCATATCATCACAATAAACTTGAAGTCACATGTGCGATTTCTGTATTaaatttacattttcatttgCGACATATCCATTGTGTGATATCAACAACCAATGTAAATTTATCTGAGAATGTCAAAATTGAATCTTTTTTCCAATGTTAACAAAGACACCGCTAAAGAATGTACTGTTAAGGGGAAGGGACACAGTATTTATTAATGTGCTAGTTTATTCTTGTTGAAACTGTGGCACCTGGAAAGGATATGATTGCCTCTTTTCAATTACTTTAAGGAACCAAGCAGTTACAGAGTTCATTCAGATTTGAGTTATCTGACTGACTACAGCATAaatgttttttattcactcatgggaagtgCATGTTGcttgctgggccagtatttattgtctatccccacttgcccttgagaaggtgatggtgagctgcagtccGTTTGCTGTAGGTAGGCCCTCAATatcattaaggaaggaaatccaggattctgacccagtagCACTGAGgaaaaatgatttatttccaaatcagaataatGAGTGGCCTGGAGGGAACTTGGAGGTAGTGATCATGTTTTATGTAACGCTGTCCTTacccttctagttggaagtggtccTGGGCATGGAAGGCGCTCTCCAATGACCCTAGGTGAATTTCCGTAATTCATCTTATGggtggtatacactgctgctactgagtgttggtggtggagggacaggatgtttgtggatgtgtgtcagtcaagcgggctgctttgtcctggatggtgtcaaacttcttgactcttgttggagctgcacccatccagacaagtgaggagcattccatcacactcctgccttgtgtcttgcagatggtgaacaggctctgttgggtcaggaggtgagttaccttctGCAAGATTCTAATCCACTGACTAACCAGCAGCCAATTGCCCAAAAGGCCCAACAAATCTTTCTCATGCTGTaaaagctgatttttaaaaaaatctgtttcttgCATTCTACTTCCTCTGAGTGCAAGACATGAAGCTTCAACCTTTAGTTTCCTTTCAGCAAAGTTTAAGCTCTGTACTACAAAGCATTTACTTATCACTTTCCTTACCAGCTGCGACAGTTGGGGGTAAAGCCATGTGGCGAAAAAATCCACCTGGAATCAAAATTGACAAGATTGGTATTAAGATCAAATATTTCATTGGATTAATGTTGGGGAAAATTCATTATACTATGGGATAAAAGAAACTTACTGGttacataattttttttcaagACATACAAAAAGTAGGAGttgtaaagtgtggtgctggaaaagtgcagcagccaggcagcatccgaggagcaggagaatcgacgtttcgggcataagcccttcttcaggaatgaggctggtgtgtcaagcgggctgagataaaaggtagggaggagggaatttgggggcggggtgctgggaatacaataggtggaagcgatggaggaggccaaggacctgcatgtccttggcggagagcgagggggagttaaagtgttcagccacggggcggttgggttggttggtgcgggtgtcccagaggtgttccctgaaatgttgcgcaagtaggcggcctgtctccccaatgtagaggagaccacattgggtgcagcggatacagtaaatgatgtgtgtggaggtgcaggtgaatttgcgacggatatggaaggatccattggggccttggagggaggtgaggagggaagtgtcacaccccccaccaaccctacctccactcccggcaccttcccctgcaaccacaagaagtgcaaaacgtgtgcccacacctcccccctcaccttctgAGGGGggccttctgagtttctccagcaaatttgttttttgttccagatttccagcatccacagtttttgttttatgtttaggtttaatcagggacagtcagcatgggtttattCAAGGGAGGTCATGCTGAACCACAGTTCAATATTCGGAGATGGCAGGAAACTTGAAAAATATGGCAAAAAAAGTGCAAAAGCAGACGTCAGGAGTATGTCGACATATTGACAAAATGGGCAACAacgacagatgaaatttaatgctcaGAAGTCTAAAGTGGTCAATTTTGGTATGAAGACCAAAGTGAGCAATAACAATTAAGTTTTAAAGGGATGCAGGGACAGACAGACCTGGATGTTTGTAtgcatatttttttaaagttgagaaGGTCTCATAAAAAAATCCTTGATATTATTTATGGAGACATGTACTACATAAGCAAAATTCTATGTTATACCTTGATTAAACATTAATTAAGACACAGATAGAGTAGTGGATTTAATTCTAGACACCACACTTTGAGAAGGATGTCGAGACTTCAGAAAGGGTTTTATTTTAATGGTATCAGGTATGATGGACTTCAGTTATCTGGAGAGACAGGAGGAGCTGAACCTGTTCTTCTTACAGAGGAGACTGCAAAGGGAGAACTTAGAGTGTTTGAAAATGAAACACTTTTGATATTCTAAAGAAGAAGGAAAAGTGGCAGAAGAGTCAATAGCAAGAGAAAAAGAGATAAGTAAATGACGTAGAAGTAACACAAAATCTTAATTTTCATGCAGCAAATTAGGAATGAATTGCTTGGAAGGAAAGAAGATTCAAAAGTAAGCTTCAAAGAAAATTGGACAAATAGTTAAAGTGAAAGCATTAACAGGAGGGctacagaaacagaactggagtgGAACGAATTACATAGCTCTTTCAAGGAAGAGGCATAAGCACAATAATCAACTGGTCTCATTCTGAGGTGcatcatagaacagagaacatagaaaagtacagcacagaacacgcccttctgcccacgatgttgtaccgaggattattcctaatctaaaataaaataaccaaaCCGATGCACCCCTCAagtcactgctgtccatgtgcatgtccagcatgcttaaatgtccctaatgactctgcctccaccaccaccactgacaacgcattccatgcgttcacaaccctctgagtaaagaacttacctgtaatgtctcctctataccttcctcctaatatcttaaaattatgacccctctaTGACAGTGCCTCTTAAAactgccctgggaaaaaggctctggCTAttgaccttatccatgcctctcatttccttgtatacctcgatcaggtcacctatCTTCCCCCTTCTCTCCAGCGAGAAACCTCTGATCTTAGTAACCTcgttgtaagacaagccctccagtacaggcagcatcttggAAAACCttggcaccctctccaaagtctccgtacctttcctataatagggtgaccagaactggaggagaaagtgaggactgcagatgctggagatcagagctgaaaatgtgttgctggaaaagcgcagcaggtcaggcagcatccaaggagcaggagaatcgacgtattcctgaagaaggcttatgcccgaaacgtcgattctcctgctccttggatgctgcctgacctgctgcgcttttccagcaacacattttctgaccagaactggacacaatattccaagtgtggcctcaccagggtcttgtagagctgcagcaaaacctcgcagctcttaaattcaatccccctgttaatgaaagccaaaacaccatatgctttcttaacacccctatccacttgggtggcaactttgagggatctatgcacttgaacaccctctgttcctccacattgccaagaatcctgtctttaatcctatattcagcattcaagttcgaccttccaaaatgcatcaattcacatttatccaggttaactccatctgccatttctcagtccagctctacaTCCAgctctatgtcgcgctgcagcctgaaatagccctcaatactatcaacggtacctccaacctttgtatcattggcaaatttaataacccacacctcaacctcctcatccaagtcatttataaaaactacaaagagcagaggcagaAGAACACAGCCCTGTGCgataccactcaccactgacctccaggcagaatactttccatctacaaccactctctactttctgtcagccaaccaattctgagtccagacagccaaatctccctgtatcccatacctcctgactttatagATTAGCCTAccatgccttgctgaagtccacatacaccacatccactgctcgaccttcatcgacctgtctcgtcactcactcaaagaactcaataagatttgtgaggcatgacctgcccctcacaaagccatattgactgccATTAATCACGCTATGTTTTtcaaaatagtcataaatcctatccctcagaattctttccaaaaccttgctgaccacagatgtaagactgactggtctgtaattgccagagatttctctattccccttcttgaaaagaggaacaacattcgcctccctccaatcctctggtacatcTCCCATGGAGAGTGGCTTAGCAACCTGCTTTCTTGCTTTCTGgggcaacctaggataaatctggtctggccctgggacttatcaatcttaatgtttgccaaaatttccagcatatcaatttcatcaatcttgatctgttcaatcctgtttcccagctcctcaaagttctcattcacaacaaggtcaacaaggtccctttccttagtgaaaaccaaagcaaaaaactcatttagggcttcccctatctgatcagactccacgcacaagttccctacgctattcCTGACTGGtcataccttctccctgatcattctcttattctttacatatgagtaaaatgcctttgggctttccctaatccttcctgccaaatcTTTTTCATGGCATCATTCAATGTTTTAATGATAAGTAGAATAGTGGAATGTTtactgcacagaaggaggccatttggtctctGCTGGCTATGCCAGCTCACTGTAAGAGCAATTAAGCAACTCTCACTTCCACACAGTTTCTGCAAGCCTTTTCTGTTTGGATGATTATTCAATGCTCTTTGAAAGGCTTAATTGAATCTGGCTCCACCTTACTCTCAGGCACAGCATTCTAGTTCCTAATCacctacttttttaaaaaaatgcattttgttaTCTCCCACTGTCTCTTGTTGTTCATCATAAATCAGAGCCCTCTTGTTCCTCATAAATCAGAGCCCTCTTGTTCCTgatctttctttctcatttctttgCTCCATCTAAAAACTACTGCCTTCTATACTCAGGCATTATGGCAAACACTGATTAACGTATGTAAAAAAGTGGTCTAGGACTATATAATTTCACTCTGATTTAATAATATTTAATGGGAATTATCACTTGTGGTAGCATTTATAAATTGCTGTACATTA
Proteins encoded in this window:
- the LOC122555758 gene encoding NACHT, LRR and PYD domains-containing protein 3-like isoform X2, coding for MALPPTVAAGDSYEQVINYHKKILKEKLEYITDYTSIAGERICLLQRFTDIWITDAKEHEVTEIGPSSLRHDKTVAKYMENKDIFRPIRKQWPARVVITSGIAGIGKTIYVKKFLLDWAMSKTHQEYDFVFVFPFCELNLISEESLSLMHLVQQHYPHMRQLDETYLKDSAHSLFIFDGLDESRFSLDFENNPVCSDITKPVPLQSLLTNLIKGNLLRSASIWITTRPSTIHRIPSCYVDRVTEIQGFQDEEKEEYFRRKCQDEQLTEKIIALVKKQSSLWMMCYVPAFCWILTTVLEHAFKSSYAEEFRGSTVTEIYTNFLLVMVTYHHEHRGHGKEKIDRICQLLQSDRAAILSLGKLAFQYLKSHTFVFYEEDFKSFNIDISSICSGFCRQYDIEYSPLSHRRVYSFVHATVQEYFAALYIFVAYHNEKQNLMTCSILGRFWAIFSKPTFFQVCKSACSEVVRSHTGHLDLFLQFLCGLGKCRIQKCLQGLLTHVEELTDDLNNTISYMKKLLQTDIPAERCINLFHCLTEMNDKSVVREMNESLRQGVLSSKKLSLADYSALAYILKTSDMDRKEFNLSTYRISPDGLKRLLPVIKSFEKITLSGTVMDEEMVNSMSALLLANKNQIKELCLINNTLGDTGLRNLAAALMSSSCRLEILHLCRNDLTEQCGTDLISILRTNRILNELDLKYNQLKDAGVKQLSVALQDSDCEIETLGLWGNEFTHCCCEELALALKTNQSLRRLDLSCNIIGDLGMKLLCASMKDDGSKIEKLGLHWTGLTEGCCEDLTSVLRTSQSLTALELGYNNLGDLGVQRLSAALKDPKCKLRTLGLYCNNLTSACCPDLADALTVSSTLTELNLSSNSLQDSGVTSLFAALRNPQCTIQEINLKNCDLTAACDGDILSVLRVTHIFRELNLSANKLGGTKNKLKRLSQQSKCKLHL
- the LOC122555758 gene encoding NACHT, LRR and PYD domains-containing protein 3-like isoform X1 codes for the protein MAMGNHQMTTATVKAETGSSIISPVIENSTVESMPITINVEYVCKSNQGGFFRHMALPPTVAAGDSYEQVINYHKKILKEKLEYITDYTSIAGERICLLQRFTDIWITDAKEHEVTEIGPSSLRHDKTVAKYMENKDIFRPIRKQWPARVVITSGIAGIGKTIYVKKFLLDWAMSKTHQEYDFVFVFPFCELNLISEESLSLMHLVQQHYPHMRQLDETYLKDSAHSLFIFDGLDESRFSLDFENNPVCSDITKPVPLQSLLTNLIKGNLLRSASIWITTRPSTIHRIPSCYVDRVTEIQGFQDEEKEEYFRRKCQDEQLTEKIIALVKKQSSLWMMCYVPAFCWILTTVLEHAFKSSYAEEFRGSTVTEIYTNFLLVMVTYHHEHRGHGKEKIDRICQLLQSDRAAILSLGKLAFQYLKSHTFVFYEEDFKSFNIDISSICSGFCRQYDIEYSPLSHRRVYSFVHATVQEYFAALYIFVAYHNEKQNLMTCSILGRFWAIFSKPTFFQVCKSACSEVVRSHTGHLDLFLQFLCGLGKCRIQKCLQGLLTHVEELTDDLNNTISYMKKLLQTDIPAERCINLFHCLTEMNDKSVVREMNESLRQGVLSSKKLSLADYSALAYILKTSDMDRKEFNLSTYRISPDGLKRLLPVIKSFEKITLSGTVMDEEMVNSMSALLLANKNQIKELCLINNTLGDTGLRNLAAALMSSSCRLEILHLCRNDLTEQCGTDLISILRTNRILNELDLKYNQLKDAGVKQLSVALQDSDCEIETLGLWGNEFTHCCCEELALALKTNQSLRRLDLSCNIIGDLGMKLLCASMKDDGSKIEKLGLHWTGLTEGCCEDLTSVLRTSQSLTALELGYNNLGDLGVQRLSAALKDPKCKLRTLGLYCNNLTSACCPDLADALTVSSTLTELNLSSNSLQDSGVTSLFAALRNPQCTIQEINLKNCDLTAACDGDILSVLRVTHIFRELNLSANKLGGTKNKLKRLSQQSKCKLHL